The genomic stretch GCTTTTGAACTGTGAGAAAGTAATCCCAGCAGATCGGGAAGCTTTAGAGAGGATGATGGTCTTCAGCTCTTGGACGCTCGCACTATAACCTGGATTTGGAGGAGCCATAGGTGGACTTCCCTCCCATAGCTGGGCAAAGTATTTCACATCTTTCTGCACATCAAATGCAATGACGTCACTGAAGCACTCAGCATCACAAACCTCCTCTTTGGCTGCTAGTGAGGCCATCTGGTCCAATTTTTCTTGCAGCCGTCTCTTTCCATCcatgtttttctctgcagctgCAATATCTGTAACATTCTggtgaacaaacacacaacttggAGAAAGTTTGATTTTCTTCATCCTCATGAAAGCCTGAACAACAATCTGCAGAACATCTTGCATCTCAGCTGGATTCTCTCCAAAGATGTTGATCAGTGTCATGTTTCCCAGACCAACAACAAATGTTGCCAGTTCATTGTCGTGTTGAAGAGTGGCGTTACCTTCCAACTCAAGAGCACGCAGTCCTTCCGTGTCCACCACTAGGACATAGTCAAACTGAAAGTCTTTCTTGATCTCCTCTGACACTTTGACCAGCTGCATGAAGGCCCCCTTGGTGCACCTGCCAGCACTCACTGCAAACTGTAACCCAAACATGGCATTCAGCATTGTTGATTTTCCACTGCTCTGTACGcccaaaactgacaaaacaaaaactctctTGTCGCCCAGTTTCTTGATGACTTCATCTAAAAGACTAGAGATCCATGTTAAAGGTACGTGACCTGCATCACCATCCATCAGCTCCATTGGGTGTCCTGATAtcatcagctctgcagcaagcTCTGGGTATTTAGACCAGTCAGTCTGTAccatctttgtttgtttctgcagagaTGCATGGGCTTCATAGATCTGTCCCATTTCTCTAAAGATGTGCTCCAAGCCAAAAGTTGCTGACTGTAGTTTGGTTGATATTTCATCGAGCTCAGTTTGCTTTGTCTTTAAGAGATCAGATTTGTCATGCTTCTTCTTCAAAGCCAAGACTTCAGTCCACTTTTCATCATAGTTTTGGAGAATTGAAGAGAGATCGTCTGTGGAGAGGGCATCTATTAAGATCTGAGTCCATTTCAGGAAATAGACTTTGTCTGTTGATGGCAAAGATGAGAGGCTTTCAATGAACAACTTCATCGGTTCACTACAGGAAgcagtgtgttgtttttgtcgtATTTGGTTTAATTTCTGTTGCTTTTCACATTTCTCCTTCTCAATGTGTCCTTTCAGGTGATAcagttctttgtttattttgcacCACTCATGCCACAGTTGGCCTTGACAAGGGAGAAATGTATCTTTGATCTTTGAAACATCCATCCCCTGAAGCAAGTTCACTACTTTCATAGCAGCAGATTTTCCTTTTTGACAggcttcatcatcttcatctacTCTGATTCCAGAGACCTCAGTCATGGTTTCAAGCTGGAAGGATGCATGTGGTCCAGATAAAATGTTtccaatgatttttttcagttcttCAGAAACATCCGAATGGCTTCTGTCCTTCAGACCCACTATGTATTTTCCCCTTTTTGTCTCAACAGCACCACAATCATTATCAGCAATGAGAATAATGAGAGGCTTTGGAGCCTTGAGAAGGGCTGAGATAACTGTAGTACTTTGTTTACCTCTTTCCAGAGTTGGTACAAGAACAACATTGACTGAAGATCTGTCAGTCAGTATGTCACGCTGTTTTTCAATCGACAGAGCATCACCATGAAGATTACAGAAGGCAATGCAGTCAGTGAAGGCATCATTGGGTTGTCCATCAGGGCAGTACCAGGCAATCTCTGCCACACCATCCATCAGATGTCGAGACTTGGTGCTACCTGCGCAGTTTCTGTGGAAGAAGGTGTTGTGACGGTCGTTGATCAAAGAGTTCATCAGCTGAGATTTAGACAGAGATAGTGAACCCAGGCGGAGAAATGACACCATGGGTGTCTCAGCTTTGCAGATTGGCATACTCTTCATTTTGACAATGTTTGAATTGTCTTTGATTTCAGTTATCTtccatgtttttcttatttgtcTGAATGTCCACAGAGGACAGCCAATATCCATTGTGACTGGGTCAGGAACAAGCAAAGGTAAGGCGTACTGACATTGTGATAGCTTTGTAATCATGTTCTGCTTAAAGAAGCTGTCTGAGCAGTGAAATACTGCCATTTGAACATCCATTGGATGCACATGAGTATTGAGTTTTGATTGATCAAAGTCTACACTGGCGTTAAAAAGAGCTTCCAAGTCATCGTCATCTGTGTCAACAGTGTCAAACACTGGAACAGGATTTGAATGGATCACCTCAGGTCTGTCTTGTTTTACAGGAATATATCTGGCTCTGTAGTCTAACATCATCAACCTCTGAAGAAAAGTAAGAGCGAGCTCTTTCTCAGATGTGTCATGGTCCTGTTTCACAGGTGGACCTACTTTAAGAAAATCTGCTGGTGACAACTTCTGTTGTTCTTTGTCTTGAAGGTGAAGTCTGCCAAGCAGTGTTTCAGCTTCTCTTTGATATTGTTTCTTCCTGTTGATCTCTTCAGAAATCTCCACTGACtgctgtaaataagtaaataaacatttaggaccgtcaatcgattaaaatatgtaatcctgattaatcacatgattttccatagttaatcgcaattaattgcaaattaatcgcacatttatctgttcaaaatgtaccttaaagatactgtttgtaacttcttttACATACAAACTGGGTCGGTGcctcatgcgcgctcgcgtgtggctacgctgttccaacacaaactacacggaagcaccaaaactgcaaagttatatctagggaagcccgtcttgcaaaacagtgtcatcTCTTCCTGTTCCAGCCCTCCGACCATGGCCAGAgaaacaggggagaccgtaACCCTGCTCCAGTTgatgctgctctgctcctctgcctgcctgcttgccttcactcacaccgctctcgttctcactcgctccacctctcacgtgcatgcgcgcacactaaacactgcagaagacgggagtctgaagcaggacaacacagtatcagcatcgattcatggagagaccttcgtctggtcagctaacattactgccaagcagctgaaatatagagtgatattgtggttttagctgacatgtgtcgcctcaaTGTTTTGACCGatgttcgttcatgtctatgaagagcgagcacaagcgcggaCAGGCCGCTGACCTTCGTTGACTTAAAGGACAcatgtgtcactgttaacaagcaatttctgattcttacatagtgTCCCTttaaggaagatttgtcaattatttaatactcttattaacatgggagtgggcaaatatgctaatatatgtatatattcattattagaaatcaattaacaacataaaactatgacaaatattgtccagaaaccctcacaggtactgcatttagcataaaaaaatgctcaaattataatatggcaaactcaacattcaacaacagctgtcagtgtgctgacttgactatgacttgcccaaaacggCATGTGActagcataaagtgggcatgtctgtaaaggggagactcgtgggtacccatagaacacattttcattcacatatccctCACATactggccatgccagtttttcccctcAGTTGTTCCCCtcagttgtgttaatgtgttaacgaAATTTGTTgcgttaaaattaattagcgttaactcgttattatcgcgttttATTCttaggtattgtcttatttattgtagtatttatcaactgtactatttatagattttaagggctgagagagagccagggtaaaatgcatttcattgcatttcactgtacactgtacttttaaatgcatatgtcaaatagacttgaaacttgaaacttgaaacttaaCTTCGACAGCCTAAAATAAACGCATTGTATATAGAAAATGATAATGTCACACAATGGGATATAAAGTAACTAGTCATAAAAATctcatgcaaaaataaaatttaGAGTTTCTCACCTTATCCATGTTTCCACTCGTATCCATATCTAAGGTACCTGCAGTAGAATAATGAACTG from Sebastes fasciatus isolate fSebFas1 chromosome 13, fSebFas1.pri, whole genome shotgun sequence encodes the following:
- the LOC141780289 gene encoding interferon-induced very large GTPase 1-like isoform X4, translating into MSERSMEESDAEKDTSSSSQTVSTVTKERDELEESAAETECDPVNEPGDVEHSKNDDDTTIGGESEIKPVQSATTEKGTLDMDTSGNMDKQSVEISEEINRKKQYQREAETLLGRLHLQDKEQQKLSPADFLKVGPPVKQDHDTSEKELALTFLQRLMMLDYRARYIPVKQDRPEVIHSNPVPVFDTVDTDDDDLEALFNASVDFDQSKLNTHVHPMDVQMAVFHCSDSFFKQNMITKLSQCQYALPLLVPDPVTMDIGCPLWTFRQIRKTWKITEIKDNSNIVKMKSMPICKAETPMVSFLRLGSLSLSKSQLMNSLINDRHNTFFHRNCAGSTKSRHLMDGVAEIAWYCPDGQPNDAFTDCIAFCNLHGDALSIEKQRDILTDRSSVNVVLVPTLERGKQSTTVISALLKAPKPLIILIADNDCGAVETKRGKYIVGLKDRSHSDVSEELKKIIGNILSGPHASFQLETMTEVSGIRVDEDDEACQKGKSAAMKVVNLLQGMDVSKIKDTFLPCQGQLWHEWCKINKELYHLKGHIEKEKCEKQQKLNQIRQKQHTASCSEPMKLFIESLSSLPSTDKVYFLKWTQILIDALSTDDLSSILQNYDEKWTEVLALKKKHDKSDLLKTKQTELDEISTKLQSATFGLEHIFREMGQIYEAHASLQKQTKMVQTDWSKYPELAAELMISGHPMELMDGDAGHVPLTWISSLLDEVIKKLGDKRVFVLSVLGVQSSGKSTMLNAMFGLQFAVSAGRCTKGAFMQLVKVSEEIKKDFQFDYVLVVDTEGLRALELEGNATLQHDNELATFVVGLGNMTLINIFGENPAEMQDVLQIVVQAFMRMKKIKLSPSCVFVHQNVTDIAAAEKNMDGKRRLQEKLDQMASLAAKEEVCDAECFSDVIAFDVQKDVKYFAQLWEGSPPMAPPNPGYSASVQELKTIILSKASRSAGITFSQFKSKIQDLWKALMNEQFVFSFKNTLEIAVYRKLEIQYGNWTWALRSNMLTIEIGLHTQIENGKLDKVALNYLHKEMNKTYGEITKAMTTYFDDDRDKEMLVQWRGRFESKIKEFHDEQVRAVKRRLDEVIQQKNACKKLDDKKTEFENKLLQKSKELAHQLKDKAKDEEELKKHFDSIWSGLVHELTADTKPIEDINYEEDQSIILQEIGFEWPLIAECESSGSYKKISEVGDYSYYVSLTKHQDVLDTSQQSKNDERENTNTKGKGSYSWSNAWVSFTTKLRFGSTQQIEKHTSRSLLSHEEHQLIRSFIDDVEKQSLDAIESKPVATRGYKSTFLQEVANYVKEKVTEFEPERKYALKKEFTVDLILYVFHRAGRWLSESHKKFKGNNDAHTYVESEKMQYYNIFRSFCKGNSSAVVLGELICEKLKGSSVEAVCNKTAIDLAGEMRCSFPAFSGNRLNLEKHVLKSLTEKEEFDGFITYIQHPRRQVETFIKEEVQKYIFTDNKNKAQNILKKNVEDIKNLVSQALFDATEKVKTQRGDLDMWMEEFSSLLKDKLTFKTICYENFSDINSFDFLKEEIEKGLESIIKKTSSLSLDKMKEFRMKPDQILIDQLCNCCWVTCPFCAAVCINTLKDHSPDKHNVPFHRPAGIKGWHTRGTVELVTFFCTTSVASDGSFYPRHDSNKSIPYKLYQTAGEEYATWEITPDASKLTYWKWFVCRFQKQLEDHYKLKFQGRGEIPSEWRDHSKQEAIDSLDEMYNL